The following proteins are co-located in the Dromiciops gliroides isolate mDroGli1 chromosome 2, mDroGli1.pri, whole genome shotgun sequence genome:
- the DDX28 gene encoding probable ATP-dependent RNA helicase DDX28 produces the protein MALRASTRPLLLQLLRGPGGLGRGLASEGTREPLPVIRVPQPLQLRRRAGARGRPATRGTGPQPTVPRPGPLLIAARRPEFSQPARLTLGRWECAPLASRGWKHRRSRGDHFSIERTHQGVPALPPEAEAGDRAEEAAEPEAGAGFAPLGLQPRMLEALRQAAPAVVRPTWVQLRAVPPLLRGRHLLCAAETGSGKTLSYLLPLLQRLLSRPRLAANCPAPRGLVLVPSRELAEQVRAVAGPLGQALELQVREIGGGRGMGSVRRQLSFQPPADVLVATPGALWKALKGRLVSLEQLCFLVLDEADTLLDESFLELVEYILGKSPIAEHLDELEDPFNPQAQLVLVGATFPEGVGELLSKVTDLGNLTTITSPRLHCVMPHVRQKFLRLKGSEKVTELIQVLKLRGEDNPGAVLVFCNSSSTVNWLGYILDDHKIQHLRLQGQMPATMRAGIFQSFQNGTRDVLLCTDIASRGLDSTRVELVINYDFPPTLQDYIHRAGRVGRVGSEALGSVISFVTHRWDVELVQKIELAARRRRSLPGIKTLVKEPLPPIELTS, from the coding sequence ATGGCTCTCCGGGCTTCGACGCGCCCACTGCTGCTGCAGCTCCTGCGGGGGCCCGGTGGGCTCGGCCGGGGCCTGGCCTCGGAAGGGACCCGGGAGCCGCTGCCGGTGATCCGCGTCCCGCAGCCCCTACAATTGCGGCGCAGGGCAGGCGCACGGGGTCGGCCGGCCACGCGGGGCACGGGGCCCCAGCCCACGGTGCCCCGGCCCGGTCCGCTGCTGATCGCGGCGCGGCGGCCGGAGTTCAGCCAGCCGGCGCGCCTCACGCTGGGCCGTTGGGAGTGCGCGCCGCTGGCTTCGCGCGGCTGGAAGCACCGGCGCTCGCGAGGCGACCACTTCTCCATCGAGCGCACGCACCAAGGGGTGCCCGCGCTGCCACCCGAGGCCGAGGCAGGGGACAGGGCGGAGGAGGCGGCGGAGCCCGAGGCCGGCGCCGGCTTCGCCCCCCTGGGCCTGCAGCCCCGCATGCTGGAGGCCCTGCGGCAGGCCGCACCCGCTGTCGTGCGGCCCACGTGGGTGCAGCTCCGAGCTGTGCCTCCGCTGCTCCGAGGCCGCCACCTGCTGTGTGCGGCTGAGACGGGCAGCGGCAAGACCCTGAGCTACTTGCTGCCTCTGCTGCAGCGCCTGCTGAGCCGGCCCAGGCTGGCCGCCAACTGCCCAGCGCCCCGAGGCTTGGTTCTGGTGCCCTCCCGAGAGTTGGCAGAGCAGGTGCGTGCCGTGGCCGGGCCCCTGGGCCAGGCCCTGGAGCTGCAGGTGCGGGAGATCGGCGGGGGCCGGGGCATGGGCAGCGTCCGGCGGCAGCTGTCCTTCCAGCCCCCTGCCGACGTGCTGGTGGCCACCCCGGGAGCCCTGTGGAAGGCGCTGAAGGGGCGGCTGGTGAGCCTGGAGCAGCTCTGCTTCCTGGTGCTGGACGAAGCGGACACCCTGCTGGACGAGAGCTTCCTGGAGCTGGTGGAGTACATCCTGGGGAAGAGCCCCATAGCCGAGCACCTGGACGAGCTGGAAGACCCCTTCAACCCCCAGGCCCAGCTCGTGCTGGTGGGGGCCACTTTTCCTGAGGGGGTGGGAGAGCTGTTGAGCAAAGTTACCGACCTGGGCAACCTCACCACCATCACCAGCCCCCGGCTGCACTGCGTCATGCCTCACGTGAGGCAAAAGTTCCTAAGGCTGAAGGGGAGTGAGAAAGTGACAGAACTGATTCAGGTCCTCAAGCTCCGTGGAGAAGACAACCCAGGGGCCGTCCTGGTGTTCTGTAACAGTTCCAGCACCGTCAACTGGCTGGGCTATATCCTGGATGACCACAAAATCCAACACTTGAGGCTTCAGGGACAGATGCCGGCCACCATGCGAGCAGGCATCTTCCAGTCTTTTCAGAATGGCACCAGGGACGTTCTGCTCTGTACGGATATAGCTTCTCGGGGCCTAGACAGTACCCGGGTGGAGCTGGTTATCAATTACGATTTTCCACCAACCTTGCAGGACTATATTCACCGAGCTGGCCGAGTGGGCCGTGTGGGGAGCGAAGCGCTGGGATCCGTGATTAGTTTTGTAACTCATCGTTGGGATGTGGAACTGGTCCAGAAGATCGAGCTGGCCGCAAGAAGGCGGAGAAGCCTCCCAGGGATAAAGACATTGGTTAAAGAACCTTTGCCCCCAATAGAATTGACTTCTTAG